The proteins below come from a single Felis catus isolate Fca126 chromosome A1, F.catus_Fca126_mat1.0, whole genome shotgun sequence genomic window:
- the KCTD12 gene encoding BTB/POZ domain-containing protein KCTD12 — protein sequence MALADSTRGLPNGGGGGGGSGSSSSSAEPPLFPDIVELNVGGQVYVTRRCTVVSVPDSLLWRMFTQQQPQELARDSKGRFFLDRDGFLFRYILDYLRDLQLVLPDYFPERSRLQREAEYFELPELVRRLGAPQQPGPGPPPPHSRRGVQKEGSLGDELLPLGYAEPEQQEGSSAGAPSPTLELASRSPSGGAAGPLLTPSQSLDGSRRSGYITIGYRGSYTIGRDAQADAKFRRVARITVCGKTSLAKEVFGDTLNESRDPDRPPERYTSRYYLKFNFLEQAFDKLSESGFHMVACSSTGTCAFASSTDQSEDKIWTSYTEYVFCRE from the coding sequence ATGGCTCTGGCGGACAGCACACGTGGATTACCCaacgggggcggcggcgggggtggCAGCGGCTCCTCGTCGTCCTCGGCGGAGCCGCCGCTCTTCCCCGATATCGTGGAGCTGAACGTGGGGGGCCAGGTGTATGTGACCCGGCGCTGCACCGTGGTGTCGGTGCCCGACTCGCTGCTCTGGCGCATGTTCACGCAGCAGCAGCCGCAGGAGCTGGCCCGGGACAGCAAAGGCCGCTTCTTTCTGGACCGAGACGGCTTCCTCTTCCGCTACATCCTGGATTACCTGCGGGACTTGCAGCTAGTGCTGCCCGACTACTTCCCCGAGCGCAGCCGGCTGCAGCGCGAGGCCGAGTACTTCGAGCTGCCCGAGCTCGTGCGCCGCCTCGGGGCGCCTCAGCAGCCTGgccccgggccgccgccgccgcactCGCGGCGCGGGGTGCAGAAGGAGGGCTCGCTGGGCGACGAGCTGCTGCCGCTCGGCTACGCGGAGCCTGAACAGCAGGAGGGCTCATCGGCCGGGGCGCCGTCGCCCACTCTGGAGCTGGCTAGCCGCAGTCCGTCCGGGGGTGCGGCGGGCCCGCTGCTCACGCCGTCCCAGTCGTTGGACGGCAGCCGGCGCTCCGGCTACATCACCATCGGCTACCGCGGCTCCTACACTATCGGGCGCGATGCGCAGGCGGACGCCAAGTTCCGGCGAGTGGCACGCATCACCGTGTGCGGCAAGACGTCGCTGGCCAAGGAGGTGTTCGGCGACACCCTGAACGAGAGCCGGGACCCAGACCGTCCTCCCGAGCGCTACACCTCGCGCTATTACCTCAAGTTCAACTTCCTAGAGCAGGCCTTCGACAAGCTGTCCGAGTCGGGCTTCCACATGGTGGCGTGCAGTTCCACGGGCACCTGCGCCTTCGCCAGCAGCACCGACCAGAGCGAGGACAAGATCTGGACCAGCTACACGGAGTACGTCTTCTGCAGGGAGTGA